From Halorhodospira halophila, one genomic window encodes:
- the fliJ gene encoding flagellar export protein FliJ → MSKGAERLRPVERLTDQRKEQAASQLARAEGELRQGEARLEEILEMRQEYRRQLTQDNAIEAARLRDFNAFLTRLDEAIVQQRQQIAQQQRRVTQLHKEWLRRWGEHRTIEKVVERRAEAEQAAAERRERQESDEVARMLYQAIQRGDLPGQGG, encoded by the coding sequence ATGAGCAAGGGGGCCGAGCGACTGCGCCCGGTGGAGCGGCTGACCGACCAGCGCAAGGAGCAGGCCGCCAGCCAGCTGGCCCGGGCCGAGGGGGAGCTGCGCCAGGGCGAGGCGCGCCTGGAGGAGATCCTCGAGATGCGCCAGGAGTACCGCCGCCAGCTGACCCAGGACAACGCCATCGAAGCGGCCCGCCTGCGCGATTTCAACGCCTTCCTGACGCGGCTCGACGAGGCCATCGTCCAGCAGCGCCAGCAGATCGCCCAGCAGCAGCGCCGCGTCACCCAGCTGCACAAGGAGTGGCTGCGCCGCTGGGGCGAGCACCGCACCATCGAGAAGGTCGTCGAGCGCCGCGCCGAGGCCGAGCAGGCGGCGGCTGAGCGGCGCGAGCGCCAGGAGTCCGACGAGGTGGCGCGCATGCTCTACCAGGCCATCCAGCGCGGGGATCTGCCCGGCCAGGGGGGGTAG
- a CDS encoding flagellar assembly protein FliH, with product MDSGDRRLRIIPGEFAETAEAWETPDFDQPEIDRQRQAEQEQARRIEREKRRRRRERRRQAVAERLRLEDEARRSLPTVEEIEEIRATARRQGHQEGYEAGRHEGFHAGYPEGLQAGQSDGRRAGAVLVRRLRALLDTLGRPLEQLDRDAEDELLHLVFSVARRLALEELRTDPEHALAAVRQALRELPAQERGLTIQVHPEEHGFITEQLGTEVGDKGWSVVADAHLTPGGCIVTTETSRVDATVERRLDAVAEQLLGDAHAGEGGEAVQRSYRGRAPGAEEDDTAGEAGGEGAEAPAGDDGGGR from the coding sequence ATGGACAGTGGCGATCGACGCCTGCGGATCATCCCTGGAGAGTTCGCCGAGACGGCCGAGGCGTGGGAGACGCCCGACTTCGACCAGCCCGAGATCGACCGTCAGCGCCAGGCCGAGCAGGAGCAGGCCCGGCGCATCGAGCGCGAGAAGCGCCGCCGCCGTCGCGAGCGCCGCCGCCAGGCAGTGGCCGAGCGCCTGCGCCTGGAGGACGAGGCACGGCGCTCGCTGCCGACGGTCGAGGAGATCGAGGAGATCCGGGCCACGGCTCGCCGCCAGGGCCACCAGGAGGGCTACGAGGCCGGTCGTCACGAAGGCTTCCACGCCGGCTACCCCGAGGGCCTGCAGGCCGGGCAGAGCGACGGCCGGCGGGCCGGGGCGGTGCTGGTGCGCCGGCTGCGGGCCCTGCTCGATACCCTGGGCCGGCCGCTGGAGCAGCTCGATCGGGACGCCGAGGATGAGCTGCTGCACCTGGTCTTCTCCGTGGCCCGGCGGCTGGCCCTGGAGGAGCTGCGTACCGACCCGGAGCACGCCCTGGCGGCAGTGCGCCAGGCGCTGCGCGAGCTACCGGCGCAGGAGCGCGGCCTGACCATACAGGTCCACCCGGAGGAGCACGGCTTCATCACCGAGCAGCTGGGCACCGAGGTCGGCGACAAGGGCTGGTCGGTGGTGGCCGACGCCCACCTCACCCCTGGCGGGTGCATCGTCACCACCGAGACCTCTCGGGTGGACGCCACCGTGGAGCGGCGCCTGGACGCCGTCGCCGAGCAGCTGCTCGGCGACGCCCACGCCGGCGAGGGGGGCGAGGCCGTGCAGCGCAGCTATCGCGGTCGTGCCCCCGGCGCCGAGGAGGACGATACGGCGGGTGAGGCCGGTGGCGAGGGTGCCGAGGCCCCGGCCGGCGATGACGGGGGCGGTCGGTGA
- a CDS encoding zinc-regulated TonB-dependent outer membrane receptor — protein sequence MSRYHAQWRRSALLATGLGGAALLLGSAHAQSPTDEPTVEQGPEPTVSADPGPMQRATASSEQIGAGTLMNPSISVILDGVYGNEFSGHVDDPGGFGMGHSHGHGHDHAHGIEDGFQLRETEIAFEASVDPYFDAFAMLVIEGTDHIDLEEAYFTTRSLPWGLQVKAGRFLSDTGYINSQHPHEWDFVDRPLVSEHLFGDHGIQETGVQLNWLAPTRTYLKFGVETLQGESSGIAPYEGHDHGFDDVSGPRLGTAFAKWGPNLGYNHNAQFGASAGYARAFQKGDIDDEEDAWDGDSWFAGLDAIYRYDAGGYKGQGDWTVQGEYFYRNIEADFYDDGDFEYAGTSKQDGLYLQAVYGIAPRWRTGLRAEALGITNDAFGHDEIEALDTSYRYAANVTFYPSHFSYIRAQVNYSDFAGGAGHGHGHGHDHGEDAWQAMLQYNLSLGAHGAHPF from the coding sequence ATGTCACGATACCACGCCCAATGGCGCCGATCGGCCCTGCTGGCCACCGGTTTGGGCGGCGCAGCCCTGCTGCTCGGCAGTGCCCACGCCCAGTCGCCCACCGACGAACCCACCGTCGAGCAGGGACCGGAACCCACCGTCAGCGCCGACCCCGGCCCGATGCAGCGGGCCACCGCCTCCAGCGAGCAGATCGGCGCCGGCACACTGATGAACCCGTCCATCTCCGTGATCTTGGACGGCGTGTACGGCAACGAGTTCTCCGGCCACGTCGATGACCCCGGCGGCTTCGGCATGGGCCACAGCCACGGTCACGGCCACGACCACGCCCACGGGATCGAGGACGGCTTCCAGCTGCGCGAGACGGAGATCGCCTTCGAGGCCTCGGTGGACCCGTATTTCGACGCCTTCGCGATGCTGGTCATCGAGGGCACCGACCACATCGACCTGGAGGAGGCGTACTTCACCACCCGCAGCCTGCCCTGGGGCCTGCAGGTGAAGGCCGGCCGGTTCCTCTCCGACACCGGCTACATCAACAGCCAGCACCCCCACGAGTGGGACTTCGTGGACCGCCCGCTGGTCAGCGAGCACCTCTTCGGCGACCACGGCATCCAGGAGACCGGCGTGCAGCTCAACTGGCTGGCGCCCACCCGCACCTACCTGAAGTTCGGTGTCGAGACTCTGCAAGGTGAGAGCAGCGGAATCGCCCCGTACGAGGGGCACGACCACGGCTTCGACGATGTCTCCGGCCCGCGCCTCGGGACCGCCTTCGCCAAGTGGGGACCGAACCTCGGTTACAATCACAACGCGCAGTTTGGGGCATCCGCAGGCTACGCCCGTGCCTTCCAGAAGGGCGATATCGACGACGAGGAGGACGCCTGGGACGGCGACAGCTGGTTCGCCGGCCTCGACGCGATCTATCGCTACGACGCCGGTGGTTATAAGGGCCAGGGCGACTGGACCGTACAGGGCGAGTACTTCTACCGGAACATCGAAGCCGACTTTTATGACGACGGAGATTTCGAATACGCCGGCACCAGCAAGCAGGACGGCCTCTATCTCCAGGCGGTCTACGGCATCGCCCCGCGCTGGCGGACCGGCCTGCGCGCCGAAGCCCTGGGCATCACCAACGACGCCTTCGGGCACGATGAGATCGAGGCCCTAGACACCAGCTACCGCTACGCGGCCAACGTGACCTTCTACCCGTCGCACTTCTCGTACATCCGGGCTCAGGTCAACTACTCCGACTTCGCCGGTGGCGCTGGGCATGGGCATGGGCACGGACACGACCACGGGGAAGACGCCTGGCAGGCGATGCTCCAGTACAACCTGAGCCTCGGCGCCCACGGCGCCCATCCGTTCTGA
- a CDS encoding metal ABC transporter substrate-binding protein, which translates to MFKRILATAVLATALAAGPAAAERLQVAATTTNMAMITQQVGGDHVEVTNMAPPDRDAHYLEARPSMMAALRGADLVVSVGAELEEGWLPAAIRGANNPDVQIGQDGYFEAAAQVELIGQTGHADRARGDVHPAGNPHVYLDPVRMAEVGQALASRLGDLAPEHAEHFYSNADDFQAAVEERLPGWEERVADAPGVLVFHADIDYLVHRLDVPLHGYLEPLPGVPPTARHLRRLVNELADERGVTLFADFQPADGARFIERELGWSYYSLPTQVPVDGDADDYFAVIDELVEAIASPAS; encoded by the coding sequence ATGTTCAAGCGCATCCTTGCCACCGCGGTCCTCGCCACCGCCCTCGCCGCCGGCCCCGCCGCGGCGGAGCGGCTGCAGGTGGCCGCGACCACCACCAACATGGCCATGATCACCCAGCAGGTCGGCGGCGATCATGTGGAGGTCACCAACATGGCCCCGCCGGACCGGGACGCCCACTACCTGGAGGCGCGTCCGTCGATGATGGCCGCCCTGCGCGGGGCCGACCTGGTGGTCTCGGTGGGCGCCGAGTTGGAGGAGGGCTGGCTGCCCGCCGCCATCCGCGGCGCCAACAACCCGGACGTGCAGATCGGTCAGGACGGCTACTTCGAGGCCGCCGCCCAGGTGGAGCTGATCGGCCAGACCGGTCACGCCGACCGCGCCCGGGGTGATGTCCACCCGGCAGGCAACCCCCACGTCTACCTGGACCCCGTCCGCATGGCCGAGGTAGGCCAGGCCCTGGCCTCGCGGCTGGGCGACCTGGCCCCGGAACACGCCGAGCACTTCTACAGCAACGCCGATGACTTCCAGGCCGCCGTCGAAGAGCGGTTGCCCGGCTGGGAGGAGCGCGTCGCCGACGCCCCCGGGGTGCTGGTCTTCCACGCGGACATCGACTATCTGGTGCACCGCCTGGACGTGCCCCTGCACGGCTACCTGGAGCCGCTGCCCGGCGTACCGCCCACCGCCCGCCACCTGCGGCGGCTGGTCAATGAGCTGGCGGACGAGCGGGGCGTAACGCTTTTCGCCGACTTCCAGCCGGCGGACGGGGCCCGGTTCATCGAGCGGGAGCTGGGCTGGTCCTACTACAGTCTGCCCACCCAGGTCCCGGTGGACGGCGATGCCGACGACTACTTCGCGGTCATCGACGAGCTGGTTGAGGCCATCGCCTCGCCGGCCTCCTGA
- a CDS encoding flagellar basal body-associated FliL family protein yields MPKIVYIFMGIMALMMVVTMGTVGALAFGYITPPGMHADAEPDLGDPQYLKLEPPLTVNFERGQRISYLQAEVEVMARTDQALEGVERHMPVIRNNLLMLFADQSFEALNTRAGREDLRHASLEEINDILDERGIEGEVEAVYFTSFVMQ; encoded by the coding sequence GTGCCGAAGATTGTCTACATATTCATGGGGATCATGGCGTTGATGATGGTCGTGACCATGGGCACCGTGGGGGCCCTGGCGTTCGGCTACATCACGCCGCCGGGCATGCATGCGGACGCAGAGCCCGACCTGGGGGATCCGCAGTACCTCAAGCTGGAGCCGCCTTTGACCGTCAATTTCGAGCGGGGTCAGCGGATCAGCTACCTGCAGGCCGAGGTCGAGGTCATGGCGCGCACCGACCAGGCGCTCGAGGGCGTGGAGCGGCACATGCCGGTGATCCGCAACAACCTGCTGATGCTCTTCGCTGATCAGAGCTTCGAGGCGCTCAACACCCGGGCCGGGCGCGAGGATCTGCGGCACGCCTCGCTCGAGGAGATCAACGACATCCTCGATGAGCGCGGGATCGAGGGCGAGGTCGAAGCGGTCTACTTCACCAGTTTCGTAATGCAGTAG
- the fliI gene encoding flagellar protein export ATPase FliI, which yields MSTVAGLAQDWTARVRRRVEHIEPVRPPVEGVLRRMVGLTLEAEGCRAPLGARCTIEDGQGGVEAEVVGFAGDRLYLMPTGDLRGVMPNARVVPRGSGAQARVGEELLGRVIDGGGQPIDGGGPLKARERTPLMAEPINPLERAPIAAPLDVGVRSINALFTVGRGQRMGLFAGSGVGKSVLLGMMTRYTTADVVVVGLIGERGREVREFITEILGRHGLARAVVVAAPADTSPLFRLHGAMRATSIAEYFRDQGYNVLLLMDSLTRYAQAQREIGLAIGEPPTTKGYPPSVFGLLPRLVERAGNGADGGGSITAFYTVLVEGDDQQEPIADSARAILDGHLVLSRSLADSGVYPAVDVEASISRAMMAITNGAHQKAAQRFRELYTAYRQNEDLISVGAYQRGSDPLVDQAIQYQPRLRAFLQQDVSEAVDFDESLASLGRLTGEVSG from the coding sequence GTGAGCACCGTTGCTGGTCTGGCCCAGGACTGGACCGCCCGCGTGCGCCGCCGGGTCGAGCACATCGAGCCCGTGCGCCCCCCGGTGGAGGGCGTGCTGCGGCGCATGGTCGGCCTGACCCTGGAGGCCGAGGGGTGTCGGGCGCCGCTCGGGGCGCGCTGCACCATCGAGGACGGCCAGGGCGGCGTCGAGGCCGAGGTGGTGGGTTTCGCCGGAGACCGCCTCTACCTTATGCCCACCGGCGATCTGCGCGGCGTCATGCCCAATGCCCGGGTCGTGCCCCGGGGCAGCGGCGCCCAGGCCCGGGTGGGCGAGGAGCTGCTCGGCCGGGTCATCGACGGCGGCGGGCAGCCCATCGACGGCGGCGGTCCGCTTAAGGCCCGGGAGCGCACACCGCTCATGGCCGAGCCGATCAACCCCCTCGAGCGCGCCCCCATCGCCGCGCCGCTGGACGTCGGGGTGCGCTCGATCAATGCCCTGTTCACCGTTGGCCGAGGCCAGCGCATGGGCCTGTTCGCCGGCTCCGGGGTGGGCAAGAGCGTGCTGCTGGGCATGATGACCCGCTACACCACCGCCGATGTCGTGGTGGTGGGGCTGATCGGCGAGCGGGGGCGCGAGGTGCGCGAGTTCATCACCGAGATCCTGGGCCGCCACGGCCTGGCGCGGGCGGTGGTGGTCGCCGCACCGGCCGACACGTCGCCGCTTTTCCGGCTCCACGGCGCCATGCGCGCGACCAGCATCGCCGAGTACTTCCGCGACCAGGGCTACAACGTCCTGCTGCTGATGGACTCGCTGACCCGCTACGCCCAGGCGCAGCGGGAGATCGGTCTGGCCATCGGCGAGCCGCCCACCACCAAGGGCTATCCGCCGTCGGTCTTCGGGTTGCTGCCGCGGCTGGTCGAGCGCGCCGGCAACGGCGCCGACGGGGGCGGCTCGATCACCGCCTTCTACACCGTGCTGGTCGAGGGCGACGACCAGCAGGAGCCCATCGCCGACTCGGCGCGGGCCATCCTCGACGGCCACCTGGTGCTCTCGCGCAGTCTGGCCGACTCCGGCGTCTACCCGGCGGTGGACGTCGAGGCCTCGATCAGCCGCGCCATGATGGCCATCACCAACGGCGCCCACCAGAAGGCGGCGCAGCGCTTCCGGGAGCTTTATACCGCCTACCGCCAGAACGAGGATCTGATCAGCGTGGGCGCCTACCAGCGCGGCTCGGACCCGCTGGTCGACCAGGCCATTCAGTACCAGCCCCGGCTGCGCGCCTTCCTGCAGCAGGATGTGAGCGAGGCGGTGGATTTCGACGAGTCCCTGGCATCCCTGGGACGACTGACCGGTGAGGTGAGCGGATGA
- a CDS encoding flagellar hook-length control protein FliK, with amino-acid sequence MPPIDPATLDLDASVRKRPEGAALNGGGEAGGFLEALLASPALKEAGLDEADLKGLLDALGGKLDGEALPLDGEALPAELEEVAPDLDELSEKLQAVMDALAGMGEGDAEQALAELDPALLEELGNADPQERSSKLQALLEGETDKLERLEAWLEGQRQLAAERAEVLQALAELEDEGLSGKELVAALQERLAHLDGAGLAAEPAEEQVEEQAGEGGLAAIAAATTAMLSGVGGSDDAEGARQGALGDQIARELRAGGLLNAVSGGLDPAGGQSPGGQGGQTGSGERGAAAEALLQALQSGQRGRDEGAARGEFSGLLAAAQGLEGSQRGGGLQFTVQQPVGQQGFTPAVGERVVWMVNENVQQARLQLNPPGLGPLDIQVNVGDERTTVNITTHNAATREALEQDLERLKQFLADQGQGEVDVNISQGDGGDDETDPDGGESLQAAESEGEDAGEAAAAGSSGRGLIDHYA; translated from the coding sequence ATGCCACCCATCGACCCCGCCACGCTCGACCTCGACGCCTCGGTGCGCAAGCGCCCGGAGGGCGCAGCCCTGAACGGCGGGGGCGAGGCCGGCGGGTTCCTTGAGGCGCTGCTGGCGAGTCCCGCGCTCAAGGAGGCGGGCCTTGATGAGGCTGACCTCAAGGGGCTGCTCGATGCCCTCGGCGGCAAGCTTGACGGCGAGGCCTTGCCGCTGGACGGCGAGGCACTGCCGGCCGAGCTGGAGGAGGTGGCGCCGGACCTGGATGAGCTCTCCGAGAAACTGCAGGCCGTCATGGACGCCCTGGCGGGGATGGGCGAAGGGGACGCCGAGCAGGCCTTGGCGGAGCTCGACCCGGCGCTGCTCGAAGAGCTGGGCAACGCCGACCCACAGGAGCGTTCCAGCAAGCTCCAGGCGCTGCTGGAGGGCGAGACGGACAAGCTCGAGCGCCTTGAGGCGTGGCTGGAGGGCCAGCGTCAGCTGGCTGCCGAGCGTGCCGAGGTCCTGCAGGCGCTGGCCGAGCTGGAGGACGAGGGGCTCTCGGGCAAGGAGCTGGTGGCCGCGCTCCAGGAGCGCCTGGCCCATCTCGACGGTGCCGGTCTGGCCGCGGAACCCGCCGAAGAGCAGGTCGAAGAGCAGGCCGGGGAGGGTGGCCTGGCCGCCATTGCGGCCGCCACCACCGCGATGCTCTCCGGAGTCGGGGGGAGCGATGACGCCGAGGGCGCGCGCCAGGGCGCCCTCGGCGACCAGATCGCCCGGGAGCTGCGCGCCGGCGGTTTGCTTAACGCCGTCTCCGGCGGGCTGGACCCCGCCGGCGGCCAGAGCCCCGGTGGCCAGGGCGGGCAGACCGGCAGCGGTGAGCGGGGCGCCGCCGCCGAGGCGCTGCTGCAGGCATTGCAGTCGGGCCAGCGCGGTCGGGACGAGGGCGCCGCTCGTGGCGAGTTCAGCGGACTGCTGGCTGCCGCCCAGGGGCTGGAGGGCAGTCAGCGCGGCGGCGGCCTGCAGTTCACCGTGCAGCAGCCGGTGGGTCAACAGGGTTTCACCCCCGCTGTGGGCGAGCGGGTGGTGTGGATGGTCAACGAGAATGTCCAGCAGGCCCGGCTGCAGCTCAATCCGCCCGGCCTCGGCCCGCTGGACATCCAGGTCAACGTCGGTGACGAGCGCACCACGGTGAACATCACCACGCACAACGCGGCCACCCGCGAGGCCCTGGAGCAGGACCTGGAGCGGCTCAAGCAGTTCCTGGCCGACCAGGGTCAGGGGGAGGTGGACGTGAATATCTCCCAGGGCGACGGCGGTGACGACGAGACCGATCCCGACGGCGGTGAGTCCCTGCAGGCCGCCGAGTCAGAAGGCGAGGACGCCGGGGAGGCCGCCGCAGCCGGCAGTAGCGGCCGCGGGCTGATCGACCACTACGCCTGA
- a CDS encoding metal ABC transporter permease: MELLFDPLFRLPFFAGLTAAVAVAVVGLYLRLRGEWLAALGFAHLAGAGGVAGLLLGAPPLVAALAASAVAVAIKGALHRTGNDVYAWLILFGWAAMMLGASMTYHAKLLGENLMEGQLYFVGAEELWATLIVAGAAAVLLPIISRRLLRHELFPGHDAANGKPLWPVTLGFDLIAAAVVAITALVMGVMAAFALVFIPAWLAFALAGGWRRAVAWAAGLAAAIYTAAFVTAMALDLPFATVLVGIAAAVAPLRLLAGRLQA, from the coding sequence ATGGAACTGCTCTTCGACCCCCTGTTCCGTCTGCCGTTCTTCGCCGGGCTGACCGCCGCCGTGGCGGTGGCGGTGGTCGGGCTCTACCTGCGCCTGCGCGGCGAGTGGCTGGCCGCCCTGGGCTTCGCCCACCTGGCCGGCGCCGGCGGCGTGGCGGGCCTGCTGCTCGGCGCCCCGCCGCTGGTCGCGGCCCTGGCGGCGAGCGCCGTGGCGGTGGCGATCAAGGGCGCCCTGCACCGAACCGGCAACGACGTCTACGCCTGGCTGATCCTCTTCGGTTGGGCGGCGATGATGCTCGGCGCCTCGATGACCTACCACGCCAAGCTCCTCGGCGAGAACCTGATGGAGGGGCAGCTCTACTTCGTCGGTGCCGAGGAGTTGTGGGCGACGCTGATCGTCGCCGGTGCCGCCGCCGTGCTCCTGCCGATCATCTCGCGCCGGCTGCTGCGCCACGAGCTCTTCCCCGGCCACGACGCCGCCAACGGCAAGCCGCTGTGGCCGGTGACGCTCGGTTTCGATCTGATCGCCGCGGCGGTAGTGGCGATCACGGCGCTGGTGATGGGGGTGATGGCCGCCTTCGCCCTGGTCTTCATCCCGGCCTGGCTGGCCTTCGCCCTGGCGGGCGGATGGCGGCGCGCCGTGGCCTGGGCGGCGGGGCTGGCCGCTGCGATCTACACCGCGGCGTTCGTCACCGCCATGGCGCTGGATCTGCCCTTTGCCACGGTCCTGGTGGGCATCGCGGCGGCCGTGGCGCCGCTGCGCCTGCTTGCCGGGCGGCTTCAGGCGTAG
- a CDS encoding ATP-binding cassette domain-containing protein has translation MAQPLLEIEQLRAGYGEPVVGPVSLQVHPGEVIGLAGPNGCGKSTVLSVLTGQAQRFGGQAKTAAGAGIACQSQAPYQGGELPLRGDELLTLMGADPATLPEPLQPLLRRRIDRLSGGQRQSLLVWSVLGHPGALVLLDEPTNNLDARGRQLLIEGLNRLDAGRGALVISHDADFIRQVCHRVVTLEPGGHLQRTETAA, from the coding sequence GTGGCGCAACCGCTTCTCGAGATCGAACAGCTGCGGGCTGGCTACGGCGAGCCGGTGGTCGGCCCGGTTTCTCTGCAGGTCCACCCCGGCGAGGTGATCGGCCTGGCCGGCCCCAACGGCTGCGGCAAGAGCACGGTGCTCAGTGTCCTCACCGGCCAGGCGCAGCGCTTCGGCGGCCAGGCCAAAACGGCTGCCGGCGCCGGCATCGCGTGCCAGTCCCAGGCCCCGTACCAGGGCGGCGAGCTACCGCTGCGCGGCGACGAGCTCCTGACGCTGATGGGCGCCGACCCCGCCACCCTGCCCGAGCCGCTGCAGCCGCTACTGCGCCGGCGCATCGACCGCCTCAGCGGCGGGCAGCGCCAGAGCCTACTGGTCTGGTCCGTCCTCGGCCACCCCGGGGCCCTGGTGCTCCTCGATGAACCCACCAACAACCTGGACGCCCGCGGCCGGCAGCTGCTCATCGAGGGGCTGAATCGCCTGGACGCCGGGCGCGGGGCGCTGGTGATCAGCCACGACGCCGACTTCATCCGCCAGGTCTGCCACCGGGTGGTCACCCTGGAGCCGGGCGGGCATCTGCAGCGAACGGAGACGGCCGCGTAA